GACGCAGTGCTTCGGCTTTAGTTACCTTTCCAGTTGCCAGTTCCTGGTAGAACCGCTCCATGATCAGTGAGGCTGCCTGGTCATCAAACGACCAGAGCGTTGCCACCGTGCTACGGGCACCTGCTCGTACAGCTACGCCTGCCAGACCTAACGCGGCGCGATCGTCCCCCTCAGCGGTTTTGCAGGCACTCAACACCAGCAACTCAATCGGGCGACGACGACTGACATCGGTGGCTTGTAGCAAGGTGCTCAACTGTTGGATATTGATGCGATTTTGCCAGGTGAGAATGAACGTTTCCTCTGGTTGAGAACTGAATTCACCATGCGTTGCCAGATGCACGATGGGATAGGGCACCTGATTAATGGCAGTCTGAAAATTTTCGGTGGTAAAGTCCTGGTTGAGCAGGATTTGGGATTCTGGAAGTTTGGTGCTAATGGCTTGAAACTCAGTAATCACGCCTGGTAACTCTGGAAAATTTTGCTGTGCCTCACTCACCCCTGCCATCAAAACATTTAATTGCTGCGTCTGAATGGATTGTGCTTCGAGCAGTTGCAAGCCTGGAGTCAGGGCGATCGCGTAATCTTCAACCAGATATCGCTCGCCATCAAATAGGGCTGCCATCGGAATGTTTCGCAGTGCCCCATCTGGGACAAACACCAGCGTTTTAGCACCACTGGCTTTTAGCTCATCGGCAACCGGACGAATCAACCAGTCATAGACCTGCTGAGCCAAGGGTTGGGCACGGCGAGCCGCTGTTGCCTGTCGCAGATATTGCCGCAACTCATTGACAGTCGCTTCCACCTGACTGGATGGAATGGTCGTCGTATAGTGGCGCAAGGGCGTGACTGGAGCCTGTTCAACTTGCTGTTTAGGGTGGGCACTAACCAGAGCAGCCTGATCTGCCACTCCCGCAGGCAAACTGAGAATAACCTCCAGGCGATCGCTCAGAATAATCGGGTAGATCACTGCTGCTTGCCGATCAACCTCATCAATATCAACTTGTCGAGCATTCAGGCAGGCTTCTCGAAAGAAGTTGTCCAACTCTGCCAATTGCAGCGACTCAATCGTTTTACGGGCTTGTTCGAGTTCCGCCTGTGTCGGTTCCACGCCAGGTTGCAGCAACAGCGAAACGAGTTCCCGGTGAATTGGCTCGATCGTCTCCCGGAAAGAGAATTGCACCTCTAAACTGACAGCGACCAGATCACTCCGCAAGGACTGCAACGTGCCGACGGCATCACTATAAGCCGCGATCGCCCCTTTGCGATCACCCTGCGCCTTGAGAATGCGCCCCAACTGCCATTGCCACAGGTAAGACACATCCGCAGCACTGGTTTGTTGCGACAGATCGAGGGCTTGAGCACTGAGGCGTTGGGCTTCGGTGAGTTGCCCCGTCTTTTCGTACAAGCTGCCCAAGTTGCCAATGGCAAATGCCTGGGCTCGCCGATCCTGGAGAGTGCGTGCCTGTTGAACGGCGATCGCCAATTGTTGCGCTGCGGCGGTAGAGGTAGCTTGAGGTGAGCGTACCGCTGGCAAAACATCTGAGCCGCTAACCATTGAAGATTCTCGATTTTCTAACCGGGTCAAACTCTGAGCAAAGTTGACACGGGCATAGACCACTGTGCGACTGGGGGGGAGGCGATCGAGTTGTGCCGTAATTTGGGGAACGAGTGCCTCTGCCTCTGCCCAGCGAGCAGCGTCAATCAATAATCGCAATCGATTAATCAATGCCTGGGTTTGCACGGTGGGTGAAGCGTTGGCATCCACCCGCTGATAAAACGCCAGTGCCGCCTCCTGTCGCTGTTGTTGCAGCGTTGTCGCCTGATTTGCCTCTGAGTTATCGCCGCGCCGACGAGCATTGCGAACCTGTTCGCCCTGCCGCTGTGCCTGAGCGTAAGCCGTATTGCCCAGGCTAAACTGGGTAGCCGCAATCGCTCCTGGTAGCTGCAACCGCTCTGCCATTGCCAGACTTTGTTCTAGCGTCTGTTGCGAGGCGGTCAAGTCGCCCGTTACCCGCAGAGCGTCGCCTAAACTGCGGAGTGCCACAACCCTTTCTGGAGAATCAGGTTGCTCTTCGGTCGTGAGTTCCTCCAACGTGGCGATCGCCCGCCGATACAACCCCAATGTCTGCAACGCCTCTGCCTGATTGATTTTTGCCCGTGTCACCCCCAGTTGATTGTCAGCCCGGTCATGCAGGTCTTCGACCCGCTCCCAGGTAGCCAATGCCGTTTCCGCCTGACCCTGTGCCAGTTGTAGCCGTCCCTGCACATCGAGAATCTGCGCCTCGATCGCGGTTCGATTGGGTGGGTTTGTGGCTTGCAACCGTTCCAGGCTGGTGGC
Above is a genomic segment from Oscillatoria sp. FACHB-1407 containing:
- a CDS encoding CHAT domain-containing protein, encoding MTHKSKHKPQVYSLKSYVMLAVLTAVLCVLISATGGWSMTPIEGASNPHDQSLPRNLIAQATPQDATRGSSPDGVIAQGRALYEAGQYAAAAEVLEQGIENYRSQGDGLREAVVLSNLSLVYQQLGRWDEAETAIATSLERLQATNPPNRTAIEAQILDVQGRLQLAQGQAETALATWERVEDLHDRADNQLGVTRAKINQAEALQTLGLYRRAIATLEELTTEEQPDSPERVVALRSLGDALRVTGDLTASQQTLEQSLAMAERLQLPGAIAATQFSLGNTAYAQAQRQGEQVRNARRRGDNSEANQATTLQQQRQEAALAFYQRVDANASPTVQTQALINRLRLLIDAARWAEAEALVPQITAQLDRLPPSRTVVYARVNFAQSLTRLENRESSMVSGSDVLPAVRSPQATSTAAAQQLAIAVQQARTLQDRRAQAFAIGNLGSLYEKTGQLTEAQRLSAQALDLSQQTSAADVSYLWQWQLGRILKAQGDRKGAIAAYSDAVGTLQSLRSDLVAVSLEVQFSFRETIEPIHRELVSLLLQPGVEPTQAELEQARKTIESLQLAELDNFFREACLNARQVDIDEVDRQAAVIYPIILSDRLEVILSLPAGVADQAALVSAHPKQQVEQAPVTPLRHYTTTIPSSQVEATVNELRQYLRQATAARRAQPLAQQVYDWLIRPVADELKASGAKTLVFVPDGALRNIPMAALFDGERYLVEDYAIALTPGLQLLEAQSIQTQQLNVLMAGVSEAQQNFPELPGVITEFQAISTKLPESQILLNQDFTTENFQTAINQVPYPIVHLATHGEFSSQPEETFILTWQNRINIQQLSTLLQATDVSRRRPIELLVLSACKTAEGDDRAALGLAGVAVRAGARSTVATLWSFDDQAASLIMERFYQELATGKVTKAEALRQAQLFLLQNPQYRRPYFWSPVVLVGNWQ